One Leptospira semungkisensis DNA segment encodes these proteins:
- the hemN gene encoding oxygen-independent coproporphyrinogen III oxidase produces the protein MNSKTDLIRKYDVPAPRYTSYPTVPYWEDNPTREEWIDAIRRRLIPEDSSVALYLHIPFCETLCSFCGCNTSITKNHSVEDPYVETLLQEFKKYREDVPELTKRELRELHLGGGSPTYLSESNLENLLKPILDSWNIAPSPEFSLEVDPRRTRLSQLEVLAKYGFRRISLGVQDFDPEVQRLVNRIQPYELTAGITEGARKLGYTSVNFDLIYGLPKQTKESVRETIEKTLALRPDRIAFYSYAHVPWIKAAQRLFTEDDLPKGEDKRELYEIGREMFLSAGYKEIGMDHFALETDSLYTASLDGHLHRNFMGYTTKSTDLLLGMGVSAISDSWDCFYQNEKILKKFQRRISESGHALLRGHKLNAEDLAQRELILKLSTLGRVEVPDRIFEEVRLYLASMEDDNLIEWQGNTLLLTDLGKPFLRNACTGLDLRLRRKSPETKVFSQSI, from the coding sequence ATGAATTCTAAGACCGATTTGATCCGGAAATATGATGTTCCTGCTCCCAGGTATACTAGTTATCCTACAGTTCCTTATTGGGAGGATAATCCCACTAGAGAGGAATGGATCGACGCGATCCGAAGAAGGTTGATTCCGGAAGATTCTTCCGTTGCCTTATACCTTCATATTCCGTTTTGTGAAACTCTTTGTTCTTTTTGCGGATGCAATACCTCTATTACCAAAAACCATTCGGTAGAAGATCCTTATGTAGAGACTCTTCTTCAGGAATTCAAAAAATACAGAGAAGATGTTCCTGAACTGACCAAGAGAGAGCTGAGAGAGCTACACTTGGGAGGAGGATCTCCTACGTACCTATCCGAATCTAATTTGGAGAATCTTCTTAAGCCTATATTAGATTCCTGGAATATAGCCCCTTCTCCTGAGTTTTCTTTAGAAGTGGATCCTCGTAGGACAAGATTGTCTCAGTTAGAAGTGCTTGCAAAGTATGGCTTTAGAAGGATTAGCTTAGGTGTTCAGGACTTCGATCCTGAGGTGCAAAGGCTCGTGAATCGAATCCAACCTTATGAGCTGACTGCAGGGATCACGGAAGGAGCGAGAAAACTTGGTTATACTTCCGTAAACTTCGATCTTATCTACGGACTTCCTAAACAAACTAAAGAAAGTGTAAGGGAGACGATCGAGAAGACTCTCGCGCTCAGGCCGGATCGTATCGCATTCTACAGTTATGCTCATGTCCCTTGGATCAAGGCGGCTCAAAGGCTCTTTACCGAAGACGATCTTCCTAAAGGAGAAGATAAGAGAGAGTTGTATGAGATCGGAAGAGAGATGTTCCTTTCTGCCGGATATAAAGAAATTGGAATGGACCATTTTGCTTTAGAAACGGATTCACTTTACACAGCTTCTCTGGATGGACATCTTCATAGAAATTTTATGGGGTACACCACTAAGTCCACTGACCTTCTTTTAGGAATGGGAGTGTCTGCAATTTCGGATAGTTGGGATTGCTTCTATCAGAATGAAAAGATTTTGAAGAAGTTCCAGAGAAGGATTTCGGAAAGCGGTCATGCTTTACTCAGGGGACATAAACTGAATGCGGAAGATTTGGCACAAAGAGAACTCATTCTGAAATTATCTACTCTTGGCAGAGTGGAGGTTCCGGATCGGATTTTTGAAGAAGTACGGCTCTATTTGGCCTCTATGGAAGACGATAATCTAATAGAGTGGCAGGGAAATACCCTGCTCTTGACCGATTTGGGAAAACCCTTCTTGCGCAATGCGTGCACCGGGTTGGATCTTCGTTTGCGTAGAAAAAGCCCCGAAACCAAGGTTTTTTCTCAGTCAATTTAA
- the hemC gene encoding hydroxymethylbilane synthase: MSDVLRIGSRKSSLAKLQTCLVQDSLRKLYPELELQLLFKEASGDQDLTTPLWKMGSKGVFTQDLTKELVDGNVDVVIHSFKDLDLDGRKDTEVFMVLPRADQRDVLLWKKSAFENPPAELKIHSSSPRREYNLSAFLPTALPSRLQGRPISFHPVRGNVQTRIRKWKEDPSVSGLVVAKAALDRLLAQDFSFASTPEYEEVRNGIAETIRSELFMVLPLSKNPNAPAQGALAAEIRKGDEKTKKLLLPLSNAREEAAVAEERKILSQFGGGCHQKIGVSVILGGPADFLFVRGKTDSGLTLDAFERWKGEPLPLPSSFDAVFPKPRQGFRMKRFPLQSSIPSEKFWFVSRADSLPEEWKLPGPDTIMIVAGAKTWEKLASRDVWVNGSTDGLGEEDASKIVSILGGSPEFIKLTHEESDIIEGVWKRFVTYKVDFDSEQPDLSEYSHFFWMSASQFDRAYKKDPNLAGKIHSCGTGATYKYIKKILGSEAKVFAFPNYESWAKACRGEIPDFLLERGIL, from the coding sequence TTGTCCGACGTTTTAAGAATCGGTTCCCGAAAAAGTTCCCTCGCTAAACTACAGACCTGCTTAGTACAAGATTCTCTACGCAAATTGTATCCTGAGTTAGAGCTTCAGCTTCTATTTAAGGAAGCGAGCGGAGATCAGGACCTCACCACTCCTCTTTGGAAAATGGGCAGCAAGGGTGTATTCACACAAGATCTGACCAAGGAGCTTGTGGATGGGAATGTGGATGTAGTCATTCATTCTTTTAAGGATTTGGATTTGGATGGGAGAAAGGATACCGAAGTATTCATGGTTCTTCCTCGTGCCGATCAGAGAGACGTACTTCTCTGGAAGAAGTCGGCATTTGAAAATCCTCCAGCAGAATTAAAGATCCACTCTTCTAGTCCAAGAAGAGAATATAATCTTTCCGCATTTTTGCCGACTGCCCTTCCCTCTCGTTTACAAGGTCGTCCTATTAGTTTTCATCCAGTTCGGGGGAATGTGCAGACCCGTATTCGCAAATGGAAAGAGGATCCGAGCGTATCCGGCTTAGTGGTGGCGAAGGCTGCGTTAGACCGTCTTTTGGCTCAGGACTTTTCTTTTGCATCTACTCCAGAATATGAAGAAGTCCGAAATGGAATTGCAGAAACAATTCGTTCCGAACTCTTTATGGTGCTTCCTTTATCAAAAAATCCGAATGCACCCGCGCAGGGAGCTTTGGCTGCTGAGATCCGCAAAGGAGACGAGAAGACTAAGAAACTTCTTCTTCCTCTTTCAAATGCAAGAGAAGAGGCTGCCGTTGCAGAAGAGAGAAAGATTCTCTCTCAGTTCGGCGGAGGATGCCACCAAAAGATAGGCGTTTCTGTGATTCTGGGTGGTCCCGCAGATTTTCTTTTCGTTCGAGGAAAGACGGATTCTGGTCTTACTTTGGATGCTTTCGAGCGCTGGAAAGGTGAGCCTTTGCCTCTTCCTTCTTCTTTCGATGCAGTGTTCCCTAAGCCTAGGCAAGGGTTTAGGATGAAACGGTTTCCTTTACAGTCTTCTATTCCTTCCGAGAAATTTTGGTTTGTGTCCAGGGCGGACTCTTTGCCGGAAGAATGGAAACTTCCCGGTCCTGATACGATTATGATCGTGGCAGGAGCTAAAACTTGGGAGAAGCTTGCATCCAGAGATGTTTGGGTGAACGGTTCCACAGATGGTTTGGGCGAAGAAGATGCAAGCAAGATCGTGAGTATTCTCGGTGGCTCTCCCGAGTTTATCAAACTCACTCATGAGGAAAGTGATATTATCGAAGGCGTCTGGAAGAGATTCGTAACTTATAAAGTGGATTTCGACTCGGAGCAGCCTGATCTTTCCGAGTACTCTCACTTCTTCTGGATGAGCGCTTCTCAATTCGATCGCGCATACAAAAAAGATCCGAATCTTGCAGGCAAGATCCATTCTTGCGGTACTGGCGCGACATATAAGTATATTAAAAAAATATTAGGTTCCGAGGCGAAGGTATTTGCCTTCCCGAATTACGAATCTTGGGCCAAGGCCTGCCGGGGAGAGATTCCCGATTTTCTTTTAGAAAGAGGAATATTATGA
- a CDS encoding iron chaperone, with product MEPNQKKFKTIDQYISSFPKEVQISLQEIRSAVQKSAPLSKEKISYNMPAFDQDGTLVYFAAFKKHIGFYPMISVLNTLQEELSEYRTSKGTLQFEHGEPIPLKLIAKIVKLRVKENTDRKKAKSSSKKS from the coding sequence ATGGAACCCAATCAAAAGAAATTCAAAACTATAGACCAATACATCTCTTCTTTTCCTAAAGAAGTACAGATATCTCTGCAAGAGATCCGGTCTGCGGTTCAGAAATCCGCTCCTCTCTCAAAAGAAAAGATCAGCTATAATATGCCTGCATTCGACCAAGATGGGACCTTGGTTTACTTTGCCGCTTTTAAGAAACATATAGGTTTTTATCCTATGATCAGTGTTTTGAATACTCTCCAAGAAGAGTTGTCCGAGTATCGAACTTCTAAGGGAACTCTCCAATTTGAACATGGAGAGCCTATTCCTTTAAAATTAATCGCGAAGATAGTTAAGCTAAGAGTGAAGGAAAATACAGATCGAAAGAAAGCAAAGTCTTCTTCTAAGAAGTCTTAG
- a CDS encoding DUF5683 domain-containing protein has translation MIRLYNISSFIRKIIILSLFVFAPIGILPVTVLLREGGRVKGDIITQNQSSILLQTESGKRKIDKDSVLKVLFHDVDDDQEEKIRKDEEGKLAADKKEQEDKDLAQRQLDEEKLKQDQLKKDEEAAAAAAEEARKQEELRRLAAGRPYNSLWRSAVIPGWGQFYSDRKFQGIIYPTLFAAAAFVSYDKYRVYREAVKEYGEIGNPYSQTNILLTLSGHPPTTITSTTSTSPLSAYLADKFSPSQIKLKREEADSDFREYQGTLYVLGGIYLINLIDSFFFANSIKSTVQMSDGKSKGMILSAVPSGVSSASANTGSGSYSGMETKYTFGYRFQF, from the coding sequence ATGATTCGTCTTTATAATATTTCTTCTTTTATTCGAAAGATCATTATTCTTTCTTTATTTGTTTTCGCTCCGATCGGAATTCTTCCGGTGACGGTACTACTACGCGAAGGAGGGAGGGTCAAGGGAGATATCATCACCCAGAACCAATCCTCCATTCTCCTACAAACAGAGTCTGGAAAGAGAAAGATCGATAAAGATTCCGTTCTAAAAGTCTTGTTCCATGACGTGGACGATGATCAGGAAGAAAAGATCAGAAAGGATGAAGAGGGCAAACTTGCCGCTGACAAAAAAGAGCAAGAAGACAAAGACTTAGCCCAGCGTCAGTTGGACGAAGAAAAACTGAAGCAAGACCAACTTAAGAAAGATGAAGAAGCCGCAGCAGCTGCGGCAGAAGAAGCTCGCAAGCAAGAAGAATTAAGAAGACTTGCTGCGGGACGTCCTTACAATTCTCTTTGGAGATCTGCGGTCATTCCTGGTTGGGGACAGTTCTATTCGGACAGAAAATTCCAAGGGATTATCTACCCTACCCTATTCGCTGCGGCAGCATTCGTTTCTTATGATAAGTACAGAGTCTATAGAGAAGCAGTTAAAGAATATGGTGAGATCGGAAATCCTTATTCTCAGACAAATATACTGTTAACTCTTTCCGGACATCCTCCCACTACCATAACTTCTACGACGTCTACTTCTCCTCTTTCCGCATATTTAGCGGATAAGTTTAGTCCAAGCCAGATCAAGTTAAAGAGAGAAGAGGCGGATAGCGATTTTAGAGAATACCAAGGCACATTATATGTGTTAGGCGGTATCTATTTGATTAACCTGATCGATTCCTTCTTCTTTGCGAATAGCATCAAATCTACAGTGCAAATGTCCGATGGTAAGAGCAAGGGAATGATACTCTCTGCTGTTCCTTCCGGAGTAAGTTCTGCCTCCGCAAATACGGGGAGCGGGTCTTATTCAGGAATGGAAACCAAATACACTTTCGGTTACAGATTCCAATTTTAA
- the hemG gene encoding protoporphyrinogen oxidase, whose protein sequence is MAKSVPDHIVIGAGFTGLVHAFLSLEKGESVLVLEKKDRAGGLIRSVPTEYGIVETAANGILNCWELETLSSRLGLDLLFPDADAKKRYIFSDKKFKRLPLSVFEIIRFIFSALTVPSKPIPGESIYKWGKRVVGESFLSKVVEPALGGIYAGDLDAMSAEFVLGKFLAEDVPLWKNFRSYANSRKGKPKLHPGRKGTVSFRGGLGSILGALEARVSSQGKIKYKQEIISLKDIRKAYPNARITLATNLSFALKILKAEFKELKGYQGMLETLPIVSVTRFGKDSILSGKKGFGVLFPKDHKSFSSELGIRTRGILFNDFIFSGRTSDGIHSETYIMGGAGDREIASKAEEEIISIVEEDRKKLLPSGEIPLNHYVTVWKDALPVYGPQLFAFNRDLDRVLPPDIKVEGNFRSGIGLKSILERAFEQYGPKTS, encoded by the coding sequence GTGGCAAAATCAGTACCGGATCATATCGTAATCGGCGCAGGGTTTACCGGCTTAGTGCATGCTTTTCTTTCCTTGGAAAAGGGAGAGTCTGTCCTGGTATTAGAAAAGAAAGATAGGGCTGGCGGTTTGATTCGTTCTGTTCCTACAGAATACGGCATCGTGGAGACCGCAGCAAACGGGATCCTGAATTGCTGGGAATTGGAAACTCTTTCTTCTAGATTAGGATTGGATTTATTATTTCCGGATGCAGATGCAAAGAAGCGATATATCTTTTCAGATAAAAAATTCAAACGTCTTCCTCTTTCCGTTTTTGAAATCATTCGATTTATCTTCTCCGCTTTGACGGTTCCGTCCAAGCCCATTCCTGGAGAGTCCATCTATAAATGGGGCAAACGAGTCGTAGGAGAATCATTTCTCTCCAAGGTCGTTGAACCTGCGTTAGGCGGCATTTATGCGGGAGATTTGGATGCAATGTCCGCCGAGTTCGTGCTCGGAAAATTCTTAGCAGAAGACGTCCCTCTTTGGAAGAATTTCAGATCGTATGCAAATTCCAGAAAAGGAAAACCTAAATTACACCCTGGAAGAAAAGGAACAGTCAGTTTCAGGGGAGGACTCGGTTCTATCTTGGGTGCTTTGGAAGCGAGAGTATCTAGCCAAGGCAAGATCAAATATAAACAAGAAATAATCAGCCTAAAAGATATTCGCAAAGCCTATCCGAATGCGCGGATCACTCTGGCGACTAACTTATCCTTTGCACTCAAGATTTTAAAAGCGGAGTTCAAAGAATTGAAAGGATACCAAGGAATGTTGGAGACCTTGCCAATAGTAAGTGTGACTCGCTTTGGAAAAGATTCGATCCTTTCCGGCAAAAAAGGATTCGGTGTATTATTCCCCAAGGATCATAAAAGTTTCTCCTCTGAATTGGGAATTCGAACAAGAGGGATTTTGTTTAACGATTTTATATTCTCCGGTAGGACTTCCGACGGAATCCACTCAGAGACGTATATCATGGGAGGAGCCGGAGATAGGGAGATCGCAAGCAAGGCAGAAGAAGAGATCATCTCCATCGTGGAGGAAGATAGAAAGAAACTACTTCCAAGCGGAGAGATTCCTTTGAACCATTATGTAACCGTTTGGAAGGATGCTCTCCCGGTGTATGGGCCTCAACTTTTTGCTTTCAATAGAGACTTGGATCGTGTGCTTCCTCCCGATATCAAGGTAGAAGGAAATTTTAGAAGCGGGATCGGTTTGAAATCTATTCTGGAGAGAGCCTTCGAACAATACGGACCTAAGACTTCTTAG
- the hemL gene encoding glutamate-1-semialdehyde 2,1-aminomutase, translating to MYPSSKELFERAKKVAPGGVHSPVRSFRSVGGDPVFFQSAKGAYLTDVSGNEYIDYCLSFGPLILGHRDPEVQEVVSKTAELAWSFGAAEPYSLELAEWIVSKIPWVEKIRFVNSGTEAVMSALRVARAATGRDKILKFDGCYHGHLDALLVKAGSGLAGESSSDSAGIGSELIKNTLVLPLDDENAVEELFSKEGKNIAALVIEPLPANYGLLIQRKEFLSKIVEIARKHGSLVLFDEVISGFRVGLTGMSGELGISPDLVTYGKIIGGGFPVGAYAGKAELLDLVAPQGPVYQAGTLSASPFGMRAGLATLKKCERENVYSILGSRTQKLVRGLLSILKERDSEANWDSLVHSSLFWFHKASSSPIRTVDAIPAGHKEAFAKVFHALLNEGVYLAPSGYEVGFMSFAHDDAIIAKTLEKADSALKKLKV from the coding sequence ATGTATCCGAGTTCCAAAGAACTATTTGAAAGAGCCAAGAAGGTTGCTCCCGGAGGAGTGCACTCCCCTGTTCGATCCTTTCGCTCCGTAGGGGGAGATCCGGTCTTCTTTCAATCTGCGAAGGGTGCCTATCTCACCGATGTTTCCGGAAATGAATACATAGATTATTGTTTGAGTTTCGGGCCCTTGATCTTGGGGCATAGGGACCCCGAAGTCCAGGAAGTCGTATCTAAAACCGCTGAGCTCGCTTGGAGTTTTGGAGCTGCGGAACCTTATTCCTTGGAGTTGGCAGAATGGATCGTATCCAAGATCCCTTGGGTGGAAAAGATCCGTTTCGTAAACAGTGGAACCGAGGCAGTAATGAGCGCATTACGTGTTGCTCGTGCTGCCACCGGCAGGGATAAGATCCTGAAATTCGACGGATGCTATCATGGGCATTTGGATGCATTGTTAGTTAAAGCGGGTTCCGGTCTTGCGGGGGAATCTTCTTCCGATAGCGCAGGGATCGGTTCAGAGCTGATCAAAAATACATTGGTCCTTCCCTTAGATGACGAGAATGCGGTAGAAGAGCTCTTCTCTAAGGAAGGAAAGAATATTGCAGCACTCGTGATTGAACCTTTGCCTGCAAATTACGGTTTATTAATACAAAGAAAGGAGTTCCTTTCTAAGATCGTGGAGATTGCCAGAAAACACGGAAGCCTTGTGCTGTTTGACGAGGTTATTAGTGGATTTCGTGTAGGATTGACCGGAATGAGCGGAGAGCTTGGAATCAGTCCGGATCTGGTAACTTACGGAAAGATCATAGGCGGAGGATTTCCTGTCGGCGCGTATGCTGGAAAAGCAGAGCTTCTGGATCTGGTAGCTCCTCAGGGTCCGGTGTACCAAGCGGGAACCTTGAGTGCGAGTCCGTTCGGAATGAGAGCCGGACTTGCTACATTAAAAAAATGTGAAAGAGAAAATGTTTACAGCATTTTAGGATCTCGTACTCAAAAGCTTGTACGCGGACTCTTGTCCATATTGAAAGAAAGGGATTCTGAGGCAAATTGGGACTCTTTGGTCCATTCTTCGTTGTTTTGGTTCCATAAGGCATCTTCTTCTCCGATCCGGACTGTGGATGCGATCCCTGCCGGCCATAAGGAAGCATTTGCGAAAGTATTTCATGCTCTCTTGAACGAAGGAGTGTATTTGGCGCCTTCCGGGTATGAGGTCGGATTTATGAGCTTTGCTCACGATGATGCAATTATTGCCAAGACTCTTGAAAAAGCGGACTCTGCATTAAAGAAATTGAAAGTATAA
- a CDS encoding response regulator transcription factor, giving the protein MKAKLLLVEDDRSLGETLKERLEKEGYEMVWTVSAQSARVLAVDAKPDLILLDVRLPDGDGFELAEELKTRKDCPPFLFLTAHSGAPERLRGFELGAEEFIPKPFHLKELLIRVKHVLESHKHSIKQTKYSYQGYLLDFFGYSIHTPQGEEIHLSKRDCALLNFLVEERGRTVSRDEILDRLWGEEKFPTNRTIDNSIVRLRQAFEEKGEEAIRSVRGVGYQWIGELKDV; this is encoded by the coding sequence GTGAAGGCAAAATTATTATTGGTCGAAGATGATCGTTCTCTAGGCGAAACCTTAAAGGAACGTCTGGAGAAGGAAGGCTACGAGATGGTTTGGACTGTCTCTGCTCAATCGGCGAGAGTGCTTGCTGTAGATGCAAAACCGGATCTGATCTTGTTAGATGTTCGCTTGCCCGATGGAGACGGATTCGAATTAGCCGAAGAGCTAAAGACTAGAAAAGATTGCCCTCCTTTTTTGTTTTTGACCGCTCATTCTGGAGCGCCGGAAAGATTGAGAGGATTTGAGTTGGGAGCGGAGGAATTCATTCCCAAGCCGTTTCATTTAAAAGAGTTGCTTATTAGAGTGAAGCATGTGTTGGAATCACATAAGCATTCCATAAAGCAGACCAAGTATTCGTACCAAGGATATCTCTTGGATTTTTTCGGATACAGCATTCATACTCCGCAAGGAGAAGAGATTCATTTGTCCAAGAGAGACTGTGCTCTATTGAACTTTCTAGTAGAAGAAAGAGGAAGAACAGTGAGTAGAGATGAGATCTTGGATCGCCTTTGGGGAGAGGAAAAATTTCCCACAAATAGAACTATAGATAATTCCATTGTGAGATTACGCCAAGCCTTTGAAGAAAAGGGAGAAGAGGCGATCCGTTCCGTACGAGGAGTGGGCTACCAATGGATCGGAGAACTGAAAGATGTCTAA
- the hemB gene encoding porphobilinogen synthase: MNSASELGLRRNRINSPLRNLVSSESLNPKKLVQPIFVAENLTSPEKMSSLPGVFRDSTESILSQIESDLKAGVEHFLLFLVPGTKSDVSIPKSFYEKAIGGIKSRFPEAFLWVDTCLCSLTTHGHCGLLDPKGRIENVSSVKRLSELALCYAQSGADGISPSDMMDGRVASHRNILDLNGFQHVPIMSYSTKFKSQFYGPFREAAESAPGHGDRSSYQIDVRNREDSLLSSVRDAAEGADLLMVKPGITSIDLIQPIREKTGLPVGAYQVSGEYASLAMLAENGFCKFEDAVRETWQVFSRAGASYLITYAARRGKEILY, encoded by the coding sequence ATGAATTCTGCAAGTGAGTTGGGTTTAAGAAGAAATCGAATCAATTCTCCTCTTAGAAATTTGGTTTCCTCCGAAAGTTTAAATCCTAAGAAACTGGTGCAGCCAATCTTTGTTGCGGAGAATTTAACTTCTCCCGAGAAAATGTCTTCCTTGCCGGGAGTATTTCGAGATAGCACGGAAAGTATTCTTTCTCAGATCGAATCCGATTTAAAAGCAGGAGTGGAGCATTTTCTTCTCTTCTTGGTGCCAGGGACTAAGTCAGATGTTTCTATTCCTAAGTCTTTTTATGAGAAGGCGATCGGTGGGATCAAGTCCAGATTTCCGGAAGCATTTCTTTGGGTAGACACTTGCCTTTGTTCCTTAACGACTCATGGTCATTGTGGTCTTTTGGATCCGAAAGGAAGAATAGAGAATGTAAGCTCGGTAAAAAGACTTTCGGAGCTTGCTCTTTGCTATGCTCAATCAGGAGCCGATGGTATTTCTCCTTCCGACATGATGGATGGAAGAGTGGCGAGTCATAGGAATATCTTGGATTTAAATGGATTCCAACATGTTCCGATCATGAGTTATTCTACTAAGTTTAAAAGCCAGTTCTACGGACCATTTAGAGAAGCCGCAGAATCCGCTCCGGGGCATGGAGATCGTTCTTCTTATCAGATCGATGTAAGGAATAGAGAAGATTCTCTTCTTTCTTCCGTAAGAGATGCCGCAGAAGGCGCTGATCTTTTGATGGTGAAACCTGGTATAACGTCTATTGATTTAATTCAACCAATTCGTGAGAAAACAGGATTGCCTGTAGGAGCATATCAGGTAAGCGGAGAGTATGCTTCTCTTGCCATGCTTGCTGAGAACGGTTTTTGTAAATTCGAGGATGCAGTTCGCGAGACCTGGCAGGTATTTTCTAGAGCGGGCGCTTCTTATTTGATCACGTATGCTGCAAGAAGAGGAAAGGAGATCCTGTACTAA
- a CDS encoding sensor histidine kinase produces the protein MTDFKSKKIVLPVLWVLTTVSLGVWWLFLDLRQNRMATELAFKIGFDAEKEVLEKLDRQSSMIKMEGTFFLFLLASGGATLVWLTFREDKRSKLIQDFFSTVTHEIKTPLASLRLQAESLLEEGVDATKDRLLHRLLKDASRIESQMNKALYLASLMRSEGLFLEELDLKNWEETLREDWSELDIRTDWKERKILADRRALESIFRNLLENSVQHGSATQVKIFSEAIPGNKIKFTFLDNGKGFHGNPKLLGRLFLRHTSTSGTGVGLYIAKKLTKAMGGSFEVRNSDSGGFMAEWTLPSPAAHGENRS, from the coding sequence ATGACTGATTTCAAATCTAAAAAGATCGTTTTGCCCGTTCTCTGGGTTCTCACTACGGTCTCCTTGGGAGTCTGGTGGCTCTTTTTAGATTTGAGGCAGAATAGGATGGCGACAGAGCTCGCATTCAAGATCGGTTTTGATGCAGAGAAAGAAGTATTAGAAAAACTAGATCGTCAAAGTTCAATGATTAAAATGGAAGGGACCTTCTTCTTGTTCTTGTTAGCAAGCGGAGGAGCGACCTTGGTTTGGCTAACTTTCCGTGAAGACAAGAGAAGCAAACTTATACAAGACTTCTTCTCTACAGTAACTCATGAAATCAAAACTCCTTTAGCTAGCCTTAGATTACAGGCAGAAAGCTTATTAGAAGAAGGAGTGGATGCCACTAAAGATCGCTTGCTCCATCGCTTGTTAAAAGACGCATCCCGTATAGAATCTCAAATGAACAAGGCTCTTTATTTGGCTAGTCTCATGAGATCAGAAGGTTTATTCTTAGAAGAGTTGGATCTGAAAAATTGGGAAGAAACTCTGAGAGAAGATTGGTCCGAGTTGGATATCAGAACAGATTGGAAGGAAAGAAAGATCCTCGCCGACAGAAGAGCTCTCGAAAGTATTTTTAGAAATCTCTTGGAGAATTCTGTCCAACATGGATCGGCTACCCAAGTGAAAATTTTTTCGGAAGCGATTCCTGGAAACAAGATCAAATTTACCTTCTTGGACAATGGAAAGGGATTCCATGGAAATCCGAAATTATTAGGAAGATTATTCTTACGTCATACGAGCACTAGTGGAACAGGCGTAGGACTTTATATCGCGAAAAAATTAACCAAGGCAATGGGTGGAAGCTTTGAGGTCCGCAATTCAGATTCGGGCGGATTCATGGCAGAATGGACACTCCCCTCTCCTGCAGCGCATGGAGAAAATAGATCGTGA
- a CDS encoding uroporphyrinogen decarboxylase family protein: MSNKRFEAAVRLEPQAIPPIWMMRQAGRYHWHYQNLRKKHSFEELCKVPELAAEVAFGPVNDFDFDTAILFSDILFPLEALGMGLRFGDEGPKLGWHLSETKDLEKFFSLREAVDFMSFQKEAVSLTRKRIAEDKSLIGFIGGPWTLFCYATQGKHDGNLILPKVSFEMREGFYEKILPLLKENIRLQLEGGAELVMIFDTAAGDASPAFFQEAILPAIQALVSAFPGKIGYYAKSLAPASLESVRSIPGLVGFGMDHRADITGLLGNGSHFVQGNFDQALLFMEPAQFKKYLMEWVRPFSAKTPQERAGWVCGLGHGVLPKTPEANIRTFVNTIREVLA, translated from the coding sequence ATGTCTAACAAGAGATTCGAAGCCGCAGTAAGGCTTGAGCCTCAAGCCATTCCGCCGATCTGGATGATGCGTCAGGCCGGCCGTTATCATTGGCATTATCAAAATTTAAGAAAGAAGCATAGTTTCGAAGAACTATGCAAGGTGCCGGAGCTCGCTGCCGAAGTTGCTTTCGGTCCTGTAAATGATTTCGACTTCGATACTGCTATTTTGTTTTCGGATATTCTATTTCCATTAGAAGCCTTGGGAATGGGGCTTCGATTCGGAGATGAGGGCCCGAAACTTGGCTGGCATCTTTCAGAGACCAAAGACCTGGAAAAGTTTTTTTCTCTCAGAGAAGCAGTGGATTTCATGAGCTTTCAGAAAGAAGCAGTCAGTCTAACTCGTAAGAGGATTGCAGAAGATAAGTCTCTGATCGGATTTATCGGTGGTCCTTGGACTTTGTTTTGTTACGCGACCCAAGGGAAGCATGATGGAAATCTAATACTTCCTAAGGTCTCTTTTGAAATGAGGGAAGGCTTCTACGAGAAGATCCTCCCCTTGCTCAAGGAAAACATTCGCTTACAACTGGAAGGAGGAGCGGAGCTCGTAATGATATTCGATACTGCTGCCGGAGACGCTTCTCCTGCATTCTTCCAAGAAGCGATTCTGCCTGCGATCCAGGCATTGGTGAGCGCATTTCCGGGTAAAATAGGATACTATGCTAAGAGTTTAGCGCCTGCCTCCTTGGAATCAGTACGATCCATCCCTGGGCTAGTCGGTTTTGGAATGGACCATCGGGCGGATATTACAGGATTGCTCGGCAATGGCTCTCATTTCGTACAAGGGAATTTTGACCAAGCGCTTCTATTTATGGAACCGGCGCAATTTAAGAAATATTTAATGGAATGGGTTCGTCCTTTCTCGGCAAAGACTCCTCAAGAAAGAGCCGGCTGGGTTTGCGGATTGGGCCACGGGGTGCTTCCTAAAACCCCGGAAGCGAATATTAGAACTTTCGTAAATACGATTCGGGAGGTTCTCGCATGA